The following proteins are encoded in a genomic region of Natronorubrum halophilum:
- the argS gene encoding arginine--tRNA ligase: MFLSLRAEVEAALEGALAELDFPTDDLGIEEPPEDVASVLASSAAFRLAGEAGASPPQVAGRLADELDADELTYVSEIRTQGPYLNFLPSDAYFAETLASATDDSYGALEDRGESVVVEHTSANPTGPVHVGRARNPIIGDAVANLLDLAGYDVDRHYYVNDAGRQMAVFTWAYETFDEDDLEDDPERDRIEYDLVRYYRKGNAFLENASEADREEAEAEIESIMQGLEAGDEGTYERVSEVVDQVLSGMKGCLARLPAEFDEFVKETRFMRNGDTDDLVARLEELDEAIYDEDAWQLELDEYGIDKNLVFLRSDGTSLYATRDLAHHEWKFDEYDRAVTVLGEDHKLQAKQVRTTLELLGNDTDVLQQVLYSYVNLPEGKMSTRRGTGVDLDDLLDEAISRARQEVEDRLDDRIRDDDLDEGDIERIAHQVGIGAVRYDIVSKQPTKAITFEWDQALDFEAQSAPYVQYVHARCCGILEEAGLDPDADLADQDVELDSLRTDLLETDAERDLLETIARFPAVVDEAADDLEPHQIATYTREFADRFNGFYRECPVLADGVDPDVREARLALVAASKHTVANALSVLGVEPPRSM; encoded by the coding sequence ATGTTCCTCTCTCTACGCGCAGAGGTCGAGGCCGCCCTCGAAGGGGCCCTCGCCGAACTCGACTTCCCGACGGACGATCTGGGGATCGAAGAACCGCCGGAAGACGTCGCGAGCGTCCTCGCCTCGAGTGCGGCCTTCCGGCTGGCCGGCGAGGCGGGCGCGTCGCCGCCGCAGGTCGCCGGCAGACTCGCCGACGAACTCGACGCCGACGAACTGACCTACGTTTCGGAGATCCGTACGCAGGGTCCGTACCTCAACTTCCTGCCGAGCGACGCCTACTTCGCCGAGACGCTGGCGTCCGCGACCGACGACAGCTACGGCGCGCTCGAGGACCGCGGGGAGTCCGTCGTCGTCGAGCACACGAGCGCGAACCCGACGGGGCCGGTTCACGTCGGCCGGGCGCGGAATCCGATCATCGGCGACGCCGTCGCGAACCTGCTGGATCTCGCCGGCTACGACGTCGACCGCCACTACTACGTCAACGACGCCGGCCGGCAGATGGCCGTCTTCACGTGGGCCTACGAGACCTTCGACGAGGACGACCTGGAGGACGACCCCGAACGCGACCGCATCGAGTACGACCTCGTCCGCTACTACCGGAAGGGGAACGCCTTCCTCGAGAACGCCTCGGAGGCCGACCGCGAGGAGGCCGAAGCCGAGATCGAGTCGATCATGCAGGGGCTCGAGGCGGGCGACGAAGGGACCTACGAACGGGTCAGCGAGGTCGTCGATCAGGTGCTCTCGGGTATGAAAGGCTGCCTCGCGCGACTCCCCGCGGAGTTCGACGAGTTCGTCAAGGAGACGCGGTTCATGCGCAACGGCGACACCGACGACCTCGTGGCTCGGCTCGAGGAACTCGACGAGGCGATCTACGACGAGGACGCCTGGCAACTCGAACTGGACGAGTACGGCATCGACAAGAACCTCGTCTTCCTGCGCTCGGACGGCACCTCGCTGTACGCCACCCGCGATCTGGCCCACCACGAGTGGAAGTTCGACGAGTACGACCGCGCGGTGACGGTGCTCGGCGAGGATCACAAACTCCAGGCCAAGCAGGTTCGGACGACGCTCGAGTTGCTCGGTAACGATACCGACGTCCTCCAGCAGGTGCTGTACTCCTACGTCAACCTGCCCGAGGGGAAGATGTCGACCCGTCGCGGCACCGGCGTCGACTTGGACGATCTGCTCGACGAGGCGATTTCGCGCGCGCGCCAAGAGGTCGAGGACCGACTCGACGACCGCATCCGGGACGACGATCTGGACGAAGGCGATATCGAGCGCATCGCCCACCAGGTCGGGATCGGCGCGGTCCGGTACGATATCGTCTCCAAGCAGCCGACGAAGGCGATCACCTTCGAGTGGGATCAGGCGCTGGACTTCGAGGCCCAGTCCGCGCCGTACGTCCAGTACGTCCACGCGCGCTGTTGTGGCATTCTGGAAGAAGCCGGACTCGATCCCGACGCCGACCTCGCGGATCAGGACGTCGAGCTCGACTCGCTCCGCACCGACCTGCTCGAGACGGACGCGGAACGCGACCTCCTCGAGACGATCGCCCGGTTCCCGGCGGTGGTCGACGAGGCCGCGGACGATCTCGAGCCCCACCAGATCGCGACCTACACCCGCGAGTTCGCCGACCGGTTCAACGGCTTCTACCGCGAGTGTCCGGTGTTGGCCGACGGCGTCGATCCCGACGTTCGCGAGGCCCGACTCGCGCTCGTGGCCGCATCGAAACACACGGTCGCGAACGCGCTGTCGGTCCTCGGCGTCGAACCGCCGCGTTCGATGTAG
- the minD gene encoding cell division ATPase MinD: protein MSHETVYAIASGKGGVGKTTTTVNLGTALAQAGQRVAIVDADLGMANLAGFVSLTPDSTTLHDVLSGDASVNDATYRIADNIVAVPSGTSLDEYADTAPEGLREVVSDLRDRFDYVFLDVGAGVSHETVLPLGLADAVVLVSTPEPAAVHDSKKTLELTERAGGEIAGLLVTRTRPDSDISYDEIATRLETSLLGTIPEDFAARESVYAGTPLVVYEPDGPAAAAYRQLAADLSGIDVSDVAGQTDADGEASEPPADDAGDSHRDHDSTVDHSDETDDAGDGDEEADEREAAHDDVSNAITEAESDL, encoded by the coding sequence ATGTCTCACGAGACGGTCTATGCTATCGCGAGTGGGAAAGGCGGCGTGGGAAAGACGACGACGACGGTAAACCTCGGCACGGCCCTCGCACAGGCCGGCCAGCGCGTCGCCATCGTCGACGCCGACCTCGGAATGGCGAACCTCGCCGGATTCGTCAGCCTGACTCCCGACTCGACGACGCTGCACGACGTGCTGTCCGGTGACGCATCGGTCAACGATGCTACCTATCGAATCGCAGATAACATCGTCGCGGTCCCGAGTGGCACCAGCCTCGACGAGTACGCGGACACCGCTCCGGAAGGGCTCCGCGAGGTCGTTTCCGACCTCCGGGACCGCTTCGACTACGTCTTTCTCGACGTCGGGGCCGGCGTCAGTCACGAAACCGTACTGCCCCTGGGGCTGGCCGACGCCGTCGTCCTCGTTTCGACGCCCGAACCCGCGGCCGTCCACGACTCGAAGAAGACCCTCGAGTTGACCGAGCGCGCTGGCGGCGAAATCGCGGGACTCCTCGTCACCCGCACGCGGCCGGACAGCGACATCTCCTACGACGAGATCGCGACACGCCTCGAGACGTCCCTGCTGGGAACGATCCCCGAGGACTTTGCGGCTCGAGAAAGCGTCTACGCCGGAACGCCGCTGGTCGTCTACGAACCCGACGGCCCCGCGGCCGCCGCCTACCGGCAACTCGCGGCGGACCTATCCGGGATCGACGTGTCCGACGTGGCGGGCCAAACCGACGCCGACGGTGAGGCGTCCGAACCGCCGGCGGACGATGCCGGCGACTCCCACCGCGACCACGATTCCACCGTCGATCACTCCGACGAGACCGACGACGCCGGTGACGGCGACGAGGAGGCCGACGAACGAGAGGCAGCGCACGACGACGTCTCGAATGCGATCACGGAAGCCGAGTCGGATCTCTGA
- a CDS encoding helix-turn-helix transcriptional regulator, with protein MCSSCPSRDVLRTSIQRRAILECLDGGPRHKRDLVEALECSRSTIDRGMRELEQLELVRRRGGSDGRCQLTLLGRVVLSSCRRRVETVAAIDESSRVLEYVPSDAPMSTALLEGADVSEPSPHAPYEPLQQLVESIAVADRIRAVITAERTPMTRVQLYNRTVDGTLDIEAVFTEELATFLSETHPGQVRDVMVDGGFDIYVTDSAPYELMIIETGSESRVIVFVLNETGEVRGVITNETAAALEWATGVYRGFRADAQPLSPPVDD; from the coding sequence ATGTGTTCGTCGTGTCCATCCCGCGACGTCCTTCGAACGAGCATCCAGCGGCGGGCGATCCTCGAGTGTCTCGACGGCGGCCCGCGACACAAGCGGGATCTCGTCGAGGCGCTCGAGTGCTCACGATCGACGATCGACCGGGGAATGCGCGAACTCGAGCAACTGGAACTCGTCCGACGCAGGGGTGGTTCGGACGGGCGGTGTCAGCTGACGCTTCTCGGGAGAGTGGTTCTTTCGAGCTGTCGTCGACGCGTCGAAACCGTGGCAGCGATCGACGAGAGCAGCAGGGTGCTCGAGTACGTTCCGAGCGACGCGCCGATGTCGACCGCGTTACTCGAGGGGGCAGACGTTTCGGAACCATCACCGCACGCCCCGTACGAACCGCTCCAGCAGCTCGTCGAGAGCATCGCCGTGGCGGATCGGATACGCGCCGTTATTACCGCCGAACGAACCCCCATGACCCGTGTCCAACTCTACAACCGAACCGTCGACGGTACTCTCGACATCGAGGCCGTCTTCACCGAGGAACTCGCGACGTTCCTGTCCGAGACGCACCCGGGACAGGTTCGTGACGTGATGGTCGATGGCGGGTTCGACATATACGTCACCGACTCGGCACCCTACGAACTCATGATCATCGAGACGGGATCCGAGTCGCGGGTCATCGTGTTCGTTCTGAACGAGACGGGGGAGGTCCGCGGCGTCATCACGAACGAGACGGCCGCCGCACTCGAGTGGGCTACCGGGGTGTACCGCGGGTTTCGGGCCGACGCACAGCCCCTGTCGCCGCCGGTTGACGATTGA
- the prf1 gene encoding peptide chain release factor aRF-1 yields MSQEGGQEQSDRKKYEFRKVIEDLKDFDGSGTQLVTIYVPDDRQISDVVQHVTQEHSEAANIKSKQTRTAVQDALTSIKDRLRYYDTYPPENGLVLFSGAVDSSGGRTEMVTRVLESPPQPVESFRYHCDSDFLTEPLEHMLADKGLYGLIVLDRREANVGWLKGKRIEPVKSASSLVPGKQRKGGQSAQRFARLRLEAIDNFYQEVAGMANDLFVAKRHELDGILVGGPSPTKDEFLDGDYLHHEIQDNVIGKFDVAYTDESGLKDLVDNAEEALADAEVMKDKKQMEEFFEELNAGDLATYGFEQTRRNLMMGAVDRLLISEDLRKDVITYDCGECGSTEREVVDRRKATPVHTCTDCGSEVEATEEDREDAIDHLIEIAEQRGSETKFISTDFEKGEQLYNAFGGFAGILRYSTGV; encoded by the coding sequence ATGAGCCAGGAGGGCGGGCAGGAGCAATCCGACCGGAAAAAATACGAGTTCCGGAAGGTAATCGAGGATCTCAAGGATTTCGACGGCTCCGGGACGCAGCTCGTAACGATCTACGTTCCGGACGACCGTCAGATCAGTGACGTCGTTCAACACGTTACCCAAGAACACAGTGAAGCGGCCAACATCAAGTCCAAACAGACCCGGACGGCCGTTCAGGACGCACTGACGAGTATCAAGGACCGACTCCGATACTACGACACTTATCCGCCGGAGAACGGACTCGTGTTGTTCTCCGGTGCGGTCGACTCCAGCGGCGGGCGGACCGAGATGGTAACCCGAGTGCTCGAGAGTCCGCCCCAACCCGTCGAGTCCTTCCGCTATCACTGCGACTCGGATTTCCTCACCGAGCCGCTCGAGCACATGCTCGCGGACAAGGGCCTCTACGGCCTGATCGTCCTCGATCGGCGCGAAGCGAACGTCGGCTGGTTGAAAGGGAAACGCATCGAGCCGGTCAAGTCCGCGTCGTCGCTCGTCCCCGGGAAGCAACGAAAGGGTGGCCAGTCCGCCCAGCGGTTCGCCCGGCTGCGGCTCGAGGCGATCGACAACTTCTATCAGGAGGTCGCCGGGATGGCCAACGACCTGTTCGTCGCGAAACGCCACGAACTCGACGGGATCCTCGTCGGCGGTCCCTCGCCCACCAAAGACGAGTTCCTCGACGGCGACTACCTCCACCACGAGATACAGGACAACGTCATCGGAAAGTTCGACGTCGCCTACACCGACGAGTCCGGCCTGAAGGACCTCGTCGACAACGCCGAAGAGGCGCTGGCCGACGCCGAGGTGATGAAGGACAAAAAGCAGATGGAGGAGTTCTTCGAGGAACTCAACGCGGGCGACCTCGCGACCTACGGCTTCGAGCAGACCAGGCGGAACCTCATGATGGGGGCGGTCGACCGACTCCTGATCAGCGAAGACCTTCGCAAGGACGTCATCACCTACGACTGCGGCGAGTGTGGCAGTACCGAGCGCGAAGTCGTCGACCGGCGAAAGGCCACGCCCGTCCACACGTGTACTGACTGCGGCTCCGAAGTCGAGGCAACCGAGGAGGACCGCGAGGACGCGATCGACCACCTCATCGAGATCGCCGAACAGCGGGGCTCGGAAACGAAATTCATCTCGACCGACTTCGAGAAGGGCGAACAGCTCTACAACGCCTTCGGCGGCTTCGCGGGTATCCTGCGCTACAGTACCGGCGTCTAG
- a CDS encoding pyridoxal-phosphate dependent enzyme — MPSDLICPICETVYEAGPNEPWRCTCGRALEFTDRPHPEGDPLPLHSLDTSDGLWTFFEFLPIEKHVTFHEGFTPLVDAPEWDAQFKLEYVFPTGSFKDRGATTTLSRAVELGVEKVIEDSSGNAGAAIATYAARAGLEADIYVPADVKQSKLMAIQRADARPVRIEGDRQDVTDACIDAVEGGARRTSERRSVGSPQQTGEGWYASHAWNPAFYAGTMTFAFEIAAQQGWTVPDAVVLPVGHGTLFLGAYRGFSLLNEADIVDGMPRLLGAQAAGYAPIVEERGGTTTDEDGNGTDMADGIKITEPARKSEILTAIEETGGDAIAVGSDSIESALDRLHRGGFYVEPTCAVAPAALEDYREADILADDATVVVPLTGSGLKTL, encoded by the coding sequence ATGCCATCCGATCTCATCTGTCCGATCTGCGAAACGGTCTACGAGGCCGGGCCGAACGAACCGTGGCGCTGTACGTGCGGACGCGCCCTCGAGTTCACCGACCGACCGCATCCCGAGGGCGATCCGCTTCCGCTCCACAGCCTCGACACCAGCGACGGCCTATGGACGTTCTTCGAGTTCCTCCCGATCGAGAAACACGTGACCTTCCACGAGGGGTTTACGCCCCTCGTCGACGCGCCCGAGTGGGACGCCCAGTTCAAACTCGAGTACGTCTTCCCGACGGGTTCGTTCAAGGACCGCGGTGCGACGACGACGCTCTCTCGAGCCGTCGAACTCGGCGTCGAGAAGGTCATCGAGGACTCCTCGGGCAACGCCGGGGCCGCAATCGCGACGTACGCGGCGCGGGCGGGCCTCGAGGCGGACATCTACGTGCCAGCGGACGTCAAACAGTCGAAGCTGATGGCGATCCAGCGGGCGGACGCCCGTCCCGTCCGAATCGAGGGCGACCGACAGGACGTAACCGACGCCTGTATCGACGCCGTGGAGGGCGGGGCACGACGCACCTCGGAACGCCGGAGCGTGGGTTCCCCGCAACAGACGGGCGAGGGCTGGTACGCCAGCCACGCCTGGAATCCGGCCTTCTACGCGGGCACGATGACGTTCGCGTTCGAAATCGCCGCCCAACAGGGCTGGACCGTGCCCGACGCCGTCGTGCTCCCGGTCGGTCACGGCACCCTCTTCCTCGGTGCCTACCGCGGCTTCTCGCTGCTCAACGAAGCCGACATCGTCGACGGAATGCCCCGATTACTCGGCGCGCAGGCGGCGGGATACGCCCCCATCGTCGAGGAACGAGGTGGGACGACGACCGACGAGGACGGGAACGGAACCGACATGGCCGACGGAATTAAGATCACCGAACCCGCCCGCAAGAGCGAGATCCTTACCGCGATCGAGGAAACCGGCGGCGACGCCATCGCAGTCGGTTCGGATTCGATCGAGAGCGCGCTCGACCGACTCCACCGCGGCGGGTTTTACGTCGAGCCGACCTGTGCGGTCGCCCCCGCGGCGCTGGAAGACTACCGCGAGGCCGACATCCTCGCGGACGACGCGACCGTCGTCGTTCCCCTGACCGGGAGCGGATTGAAAACGCTTTGA
- the udk gene encoding uridine kinase, giving the protein MSIPSFVIGIAGGTGAGKTTVARTVAETVGEAVTRIPIDNYYEDLSHLEFEDRAAVNYDHPDAFEWELLREQLNALLMGQSVEMPQYDFEVHNRTDERVTVEPTDVIVLEGILSLYDEAVLEMLDLRVYVMTDADVRILRRIERDVIDRGRGLEGVIDQYLGTVKPMHEQFVEPTKKNADVIIPEGANRMAVDLLTEKIEAELATEGPDRDADPDYELSFNEPTAN; this is encoded by the coding sequence ATGAGTATTCCATCGTTCGTTATTGGGATCGCCGGTGGGACGGGTGCCGGCAAGACGACGGTCGCACGCACCGTCGCCGAGACCGTCGGCGAAGCCGTCACCCGAATTCCGATCGACAACTACTACGAAGACCTCTCGCACCTCGAGTTCGAGGACCGAGCGGCGGTCAACTACGACCACCCGGACGCGTTCGAGTGGGAGTTGCTTCGAGAGCAGTTGAACGCGCTGTTGATGGGACAGTCGGTCGAGATGCCCCAGTACGATTTCGAGGTGCACAACCGCACGGACGAGCGGGTGACGGTCGAACCCACGGACGTCATCGTGCTCGAGGGAATCCTCTCGCTGTACGACGAGGCGGTCCTCGAGATGCTCGATCTGCGGGTTTACGTCATGACCGACGCGGACGTGCGGATCCTGCGGCGGATCGAACGCGACGTCATCGACCGGGGTCGCGGTCTCGAGGGCGTGATCGACCAGTACCTCGGAACGGTCAAGCCGATGCACGAGCAGTTCGTCGAACCGACGAAGAAGAACGCGGACGTGATCATTCCCGAGGGTGCGAACCGAATGGCCGTCGACCTCCTGACCGAGAAGATCGAGGCCGAACTCGCGACCGAGGGACCCGACCGAGACGCCGACCCCGACTACGAACTGTCGTTCAACGAACCCACGGCGAACTGA
- a CDS encoding NUDIX hydrolase yields MVSRPPTFCPDCGARLETGTVDNRERKRCPACKDVVWHNPVPCTSVAVVDRSGPEPAVLCVERAVPPGVGEWTIPGGHMEVGEEPAAAAVRELEEETGVVVDPDALEICDAATVPPRDGKHVVTVHYVVAWSDAAGTPTAGSDASAARFFTPAAFDATDEAFRPIHDAWFRAAAGRFE; encoded by the coding sequence ATGGTCAGCCGACCGCCGACGTTTTGTCCCGACTGTGGCGCTCGTCTCGAGACGGGTACCGTCGATAACCGCGAGCGCAAGCGCTGTCCGGCCTGCAAGGACGTGGTCTGGCACAATCCGGTCCCCTGTACAAGCGTCGCGGTCGTCGATCGGTCGGGTCCCGAACCGGCGGTACTCTGCGTTGAACGGGCCGTCCCGCCGGGCGTCGGCGAGTGGACGATCCCCGGCGGACACATGGAGGTCGGGGAGGAGCCCGCGGCGGCCGCCGTCCGCGAACTCGAGGAGGAAACCGGCGTCGTCGTCGATCCCGACGCCCTCGAGATTTGCGACGCGGCCACCGTCCCGCCTCGGGACGGCAAACACGTGGTGACGGTCCACTACGTCGTAGCGTGGAGCGACGCCGCGGGTACGCCGACAGCCGGCAGCGACGCGAGCGCGGCCCGGTTCTTTACGCCGGCGGCGTTCGACGCCACCGACGAGGCGTTTCGTCCGATTCACGACGCGTGGTTTCGAGCCGCTGCCGGTCGGTTCGAGTGA
- a CDS encoding PRC-barrel domain containing protein, with translation MTEDAITKDDEGKRVLNADGTAVGRIIEVRDGYGYVELDPSTTETIKAKLGWATKSEEAHPLDEGSIEEITDEEVRLRGTL, from the coding sequence ATGACTGAGGATGCGATCACCAAAGACGACGAAGGAAAGCGGGTCCTGAACGCCGACGGTACCGCAGTCGGCCGGATCATCGAAGTTCGCGACGGCTACGGCTACGTCGAACTCGATCCGAGTACGACGGAGACAATAAAGGCGAAACTCGGCTGGGCCACGAAGAGCGAAGAGGCACACCCGCTCGATGAAGGCAGTATCGAGGAGATCACCGACGAGGAAGTTCGTCTTCGGGGAACGCTCTAA
- a CDS encoding acyltransferase yields MTKRFVSLPDEAEAGMREFIDDVDQRLASDEDTCSVVEDVLIDLSGDREAYERWRAGESMTPAERVRLQSYDPCNTTLESEYYAEKDEQLFRRSKHLQWLWRQFDSLPIADNVEFALRFRRMLADHLFEDCGDNCRFFKGISFTYGHNITIGDNAVVHDDVHLDDRGKLTIGDRVSVSDGVHVYSHDHDVVDQTEVRNYHTIVEDDVRLTYDAMVRAGCKVGENAIVGARAIVQHDVPAHHIAIGMPAKSVKIKPGWEDAATPIDEAGVNRQEERRLEYDLPDNFEVFDEFGRDLS; encoded by the coding sequence ATGACAAAGCGGTTCGTCTCGCTCCCTGATGAGGCAGAGGCGGGAATGCGCGAGTTCATCGACGACGTCGATCAGCGATTGGCGAGCGACGAGGACACCTGTTCAGTCGTCGAGGACGTCCTGATCGACCTTTCGGGCGATCGCGAGGCTTACGAGCGCTGGCGGGCCGGCGAGTCGATGACTCCGGCCGAACGCGTCCGCTTACAGAGTTACGATCCCTGTAACACCACCCTCGAGAGCGAGTACTACGCCGAAAAGGACGAGCAGCTGTTCCGCCGGTCGAAACACCTCCAGTGGCTCTGGCGACAGTTCGATAGCCTGCCGATCGCGGACAACGTCGAGTTCGCCCTGCGATTTCGGCGGATGCTCGCCGATCACCTCTTCGAGGACTGTGGCGACAACTGCCGGTTTTTCAAGGGGATCTCGTTCACCTACGGTCACAATATCACGATCGGCGACAACGCCGTCGTCCACGACGACGTCCATTTAGACGACCGCGGGAAACTGACCATCGGCGACCGCGTCTCCGTCTCGGACGGCGTCCACGTCTACAGCCACGATCACGACGTTGTCGACCAGACCGAGGTTCGTAACTATCACACGATCGTCGAGGACGACGTGCGCCTCACCTACGACGCGATGGTCCGTGCCGGCTGCAAGGTCGGCGAGAACGCCATCGTCGGCGCGCGCGCCATCGTCCAGCACGACGTTCCCGCTCACCACATCGCGATCGGCATGCCGGCCAAGAGCGTCAAAATCAAACCCGGATGGGAGGACGCCGCCACGCCGATCGACGAAGCCGGCGTCAACCGTCAGGAGGAGCGACGCCTCGAGTACGATCTTCCTGACAACTTCGAGGTCTTCGACGAGTTCGGTCGCGACCTCTCGTAG
- a CDS encoding HalOD1 output domain-containing protein, whose translation MYGQRPYPPASQFRPPSVYRATHDPNGPATLSTTVIHALADCLGVDVTDGRLSLYDTVDPDALDTLFRPRYDGRSRTGGSLSFVVHDHRVTVSSTGEILIEPPARR comes from the coding sequence ATGTACGGACAACGCCCCTATCCTCCCGCTTCGCAGTTTCGCCCCCCGTCGGTGTACCGCGCGACACACGACCCGAACGGTCCGGCGACGCTCAGCACGACCGTGATCCACGCGCTGGCCGACTGTCTGGGTGTCGACGTTACCGACGGTCGTCTCTCGCTGTACGATACCGTCGACCCCGACGCACTCGACACCCTCTTTCGACCGCGCTACGACGGACGGTCCCGAACCGGCGGCTCGCTCTCGTTCGTCGTCCACGACCACCGCGTAACGGTCAGTAGCACCGGTGAAATCCTGATCGAACCGCCCGCTCGGCGGTAA
- a CDS encoding TraB/GumN family protein: MAESPSFAASFDDPRITAQFCRRVTGSAGDCLLLGVVHDHPASVARVERVLESVEPETLALELPTAALPLYRAYARDGESDAPPRFGGEMSAAIRAAPDASVVGIDAPNWSFLHQLVTRLIADRVSTTTARRVISSLGGATREALTCRVAATLTHATSMTVTCDEPIEYECDHADPPAEQAAHERSHVAGVQALLASVRTDDSALAYRDETRERCMADRLEELRSTTDGDVVAVVGVDHLETLAESLSS, encoded by the coding sequence ATGGCCGAATCCCCGTCCTTTGCCGCATCGTTCGACGACCCGCGGATCACCGCGCAGTTCTGTCGTCGGGTGACCGGGTCGGCAGGCGATTGTCTGCTTCTCGGCGTGGTCCACGACCACCCCGCGAGCGTCGCCCGCGTCGAACGCGTCCTCGAGTCGGTCGAACCCGAAACGCTCGCCCTGGAGTTACCGACGGCAGCCCTCCCCCTGTACCGCGCCTACGCTCGCGACGGCGAATCCGACGCCCCACCGCGGTTCGGCGGCGAGATGAGTGCGGCGATTCGCGCCGCGCCGGACGCTTCAGTCGTCGGCATCGACGCCCCGAACTGGTCGTTTCTCCACCAACTCGTCACCCGCCTGATCGCCGACCGCGTCTCGACGACGACGGCTCGGCGCGTTATCTCGAGCCTCGGCGGGGCGACGCGGGAGGCCCTGACCTGTCGCGTCGCCGCGACGCTGACCCACGCGACGTCGATGACCGTCACCTGCGACGAACCGATCGAATACGAGTGTGATCACGCCGATCCGCCGGCGGAACAGGCCGCCCACGAGCGCTCCCACGTCGCCGGCGTCCAGGCGCTGCTCGCCAGCGTCCGAACCGACGACAGCGCGCTCGCCTACCGCGACGAGACCCGCGAACGCTGTATGGCCGACCGGCTCGAGGAGCTTCGGTCGACCACCGACGGTGACGTGGTCGCCGTCGTCGGCGTCGACCACCTCGAGACGCTCGCGGAGTCGCTTTCCTCGTAA
- a CDS encoding DUF7577 domain-containing protein: MELWGWLVGYVVLFALLHLLLYYVYVRDSDSDSGSPPSFADPNRASSHSSPGPDRYPRSADDFDDPEEREDDRELEFDGETIQCPHCGVRNEADQTFTYCWNCVLSLRQ; encoded by the coding sequence ATGGAGCTCTGGGGCTGGCTCGTCGGGTACGTGGTGTTGTTCGCCCTGTTACATCTGCTACTGTACTACGTCTACGTCCGGGACAGTGACAGCGATAGCGGAAGCCCGCCGTCGTTCGCCGACCCCAATCGCGCGAGTTCGCACAGTTCGCCGGGTCCCGACCGCTATCCGAGGTCGGCCGACGATTTCGACGACCCCGAGGAACGCGAGGACGACCGCGAACTCGAGTTCGACGGGGAGACGATTCAGTGCCCACACTGCGGGGTGCGAAACGAGGCTGATCAGACGTTTACGTACTGCTGGAACTGTGTCCTGTCGCTTCGTCAGTGA